The genomic DNA GGACAAAGCGCGCATTTCGATCAGTCACGCTGAGTAGCACGAGCCGCTTCGTCCGCCGCCCCACCGGCCCCGACAAGCCCCGTCCGCATCCCTTCCAGCCGAGCCCCGACCCGCCGCATCTCCCGCGTCCCCACCGCCCCGATGACCCCCGGCAGATACCCCCGAACCCCCTGCATCCCCCGCAACCACCACTGCCCGTACACATGACTCGACCGCCGCTCGATCCCGGCGACGATCCGGTCCACCGCCGGCCCCAGCGGATACGTCTTGTTGGACGGCCACGGCAACCGTTCCCGCAACTCCCGCATGACCGCGTCCTGATCGGCCCCGCGCACCATGTCCGTATCGGTCCACGACAGATACCCGACCCCGACCCGTACACCCTTGTAGCCGACCTCCGCACGCAGACTGTGCGCGTACGCCTCGACACCGGACTTGGACGCGCAGTACGCGCTCATCATCGGCGCGGGCGTGATCGCGGCCAGCGACGCGATCTGCAGCAGGTACCCCCGGCTCTCCATCAGCACCGGCAGGAACGCCCGCGCGGTCACGGCGGACCCGATCAGATTCACCTCGATCACCCGCCGCCACGCGACCGGATCGGAGTCGAGGAAAGGCCCGCCGCTGGCGACACCCGCGTTGGCGACGACGATGTCGACCTTCCCGAACCTCTCCTTGACCTCACCCGCCACCCGGGCCATCGCCTCGTGATCCGTCACGTCCGCGTACCAGTGGCCGCTGTCGGTGTGCAGCCGTTCGGAGACCCGCTTGAGTTCGTCCGGCTCCAGCCCGACGAGCGCCAACGTGGCCCCGCGCGCGGAGAGTTTGCGGGCGAGCAACTCGCCGACACCTCGCGCCGCCCCGGTCACGACCGCGACCTGGCCCTCCAGGCTCACCTTGCCGCTCATGCGCCCTCCTTGATGTGTGCGTAGGTGGCGGCCAGTTCACGAATCCTCGCGCTGACCAGCTCCGGCGCCTCGACGGGCGTCATATGGCCGAGCCCGGGCAACTCGGTGATCCCGACACAGTTCGGCAGCGCGGCGACCAGCGCCCGCGCGTGCACCGGCGGCGTCATCCGGTCCGCCGTACCGACGAGGACGGCGGTGGGGACCATCAACTCGCGTACGCCGTCGTCGAGTTCGAGCGAGTCGAGAACGCGCGACCACGCGTGCCGCACCGTCCTCGGGCACGCGTGCACGATCCGCGCACACGCCTCGACCATGTGCGGCGCGGAACCGGGCCCCATCGTCCCGTACTTGAGGATCCGCCGCGCGGCCGGCGTGACCGGCCCGAGCGGCGCCCGCGACCCCAGTATCTTCCGGGTCAGCCAGGTCCGCACCCGCCCGGCCCGCAACGGCACCACGAGCGACTCGTCGACCAGCCGCGAACTCCCCGTACTGCACAGCAGAACGGCCACCGCGTGCTCCCGGAACCGCGCCCGCCCGGCGGCCGCCAGCACGGTCATCCCGCCCATGGAGTGCCCCGCGATCACGGCCTTCTCCCCGGGCGCGAGGGTCTCCTCCAGTACGGCTTCCAGGTCGTCGGCGAGCGCGTCGGTACTGTGCGTGACGGCGGCCGGACTGCGCCCGTGCCCCCGCTGGTCGTAGACGACGACCCGGTGGTCCACCGCCAAGTCCCTTGTCTGCGCGGCCCAGAAGGCCGTGGAACAGGACCACCCGTGCGCGAGGACGACGACGGGCGCCCCCTCGCGGCCGTGCACCTCGACGTACAGCCGGGATCCGTCGGCCGAGGTGACGGTCAACTCCCGGGCGGGGACGGGCGGGGCGTACGGCCCGGACGAGACGTGCATGAGGCGGCTCATACGGCGACCTCGTCCTTCTCGGCCTTCCTGTCGGCCTGCGCCCGCACGACCTCGTACTCCGTGAGGTCCACGCGCCGCGTGGCCTTGCGGAACTCGGTCGTCGTACCCGGCCAGATGGTGGTGTTGCGGCCGCTCGCGTCGAGGTACCAACTGGTGCAGCCACCGGTGTTCCACACGGTCCGCTCCATGCGTTCCTGCACGCGCCGGTTCCAGGCGTCCACGGCGCCGGGCCTGGCGTCGAGGGCGACCCGGCCGCCCAGGACGTCCAACTGCCGTACGTAGTCGGCGAGATAGTTCAGTTGGGACTCGATCATCAGGATCATGGAGGAGTTCCCGAGGCCGGTGTTGGGCCCGATGATGGTCATCCAGTTGGGGAACCCGGCCGCGGAGGCGCCGCGCAGGGCCCGCATCCCGCCCTGCCACGCCTCGGCCAGCGACCGCCCGTCCGCGCCGACGACCCGTTCGGCGATCGGCATGTCCGTGACGTGGAAGCCCGTACCGAAGACGATCGCGTCGACCTCGGCCGTACTGCCGTCGGCGGCGACGACGGTCGAACCGCGGATCTCGCTCAACCCGCTTGCCACGACGTCGACATTGGGCCGGGCGAGGGCCGGGTAGTAGGTGCTGGAGAGCAGGATGCGCTTGCAGCCGATGCGGTAGTCGGGGGTGAGTCTGGCGCGCAGGGCCGGGTCCTTGATGGAGCGGGCCATGTTGCGCCTGGCCAACTGCTCCACCATTCCCAGCTCGTTGGGCCGCTTGGTGAACGCCTGGACCTGCAACTCCCGCAGCCCCCACAGGAGTCCGCGCCTGGCCTGGGTGGTGAAGGGCAGCGCGCGGTGCAGGGCGCGTTCGGCGCCGCTGATGGGGCGGTCGACGCGGGGCATCACCCAGGGCGGGGTGCGCTGGAAGAGGGTGAGGCGCTCCACCTCGGGCTGGATCGCCGGCACGATCTGGATCGCGGAGGCGCCGGTGCCGACCATGGCGACGCGCTTGCCGCGCAGGTCGTAGTCGTGGTCCCAGCGGGCGGAGTGGAAGACCTTGCCGGGGAAGGAGTCCAGACCGGGGATGTCCGGGATCTTGGGGTCGGAGAGCGGCCCGGTGGCGGAGACGACGAGGTCGGCGGAGTAGGAACCGCCGCTGGTCTCGATGTCCCAGCGCAGCCGCTCCGCGTCCCAAGTCATCATCTTCACTTCGGAGTTGAAGCGCAGGTGGGACCGGAGCCGGAAGACGTCCGCGACGTTCTCCAGATAGGCGCGGATGTGCTCCTGCCCGGAGAAGGTGCGCGGCCAGTCGGCGTTCGGCGCGAAGGAGAACGAGTACAGGTGCGACGGCACGTCGCAGGCGCACCCCGGATAGCTGTTGTCCCGCCAGGTCCCGCCCACGCTGTCGGCGCGCTCCAGGACGACGAAGTCGGTGACGCCCTCGCGCCGCAACCGCACCGCGGCCCCCAGTCCGCCGAACCCGGACCCGATCACCGCCACCCGCACATGCTCGTGTTCGGTCATCCCGTGCCCTCCCATACGACCACGCAACCACGCCAGTGAACACTGGCGCAATCGGACTGTAGAGCAGGTCCGTACTCATGGGTAGGGGGCGGGAGGCGGAAAGTTACCGGGGGTACCACGTAGGGTGCGGGCGTGGCGGAGAAGGCAGAACACAAGCGCGAGTACCGCATGGAGGAACTGGCCGAGGAGGCCGGCATCACGGTGCGCACCCTGCGCTTCTACCGCGAGCGCAAACTCATCCACCCGCCGCGCCGGGAGGGCCGTATCGCCTGGTACGACGAGACGCACCTGGCCCGGCTGCGCACGATCTCGGGGCTGCTGGAGCGCGGCCACACCCTCAACGGCATCGCGGAACTCGCCGAGGCCTTCGACCACGGCCGCAACGTCGGCGAGTTGCTGGGGCTGGGCGCCCCCACCGAGGAGACCCCGGTCCGGCTCACCCCGGAGGCCCTCGCCGACTACTTCGGCGACCAGGCCACCCCGGAGAACTTCGCCGCCTCGCTCGAACTCGGCTACCTCGGCACCGACGGCGGCGAGATCGTCCACATCAGCCGCCGCCTCCTGGACGTCACGGCCGCGCTGGTCCGCGAGGGCATCCCGCTGGCCGACGTCCTGGGCGCCGGCCGCCGCGTCCGCGAGCACGCGGAGTCCCTCGCGGACCTCTTCACCGAGCTGGTGCTGGCCCAGGGCGGCCGCACGGCGGAGGACCTGCAGCGCCTGCGGCCACTGGCGAAGAGCGTCGTGGAGGCGGAACTGTCACTGGCGATGGACCGACGGATACAACAGGACGGCCAGGCCCCTCAGAGGCCGTAGACCACCGTCGCCACCGGGCCGCCCGGGGCCTCAGAGGTCGTAGACCACCGTGACCGGCGCGTGGTCCGACCAGCGCTCGTCGTGCGTGGCCGCGCGCTCGACGTACCCCTTGACCGCCTTGGCGGCGAGGCCAGGCGTCGCAACGTGATAGTCGATCCGCCAGCCGCTGTCGTTGTCGAACGCCCGCCCCCGGTACGACCACCACGAGTACGGCCCGTCCACGTCCGGGTGCAGGGTCCGTACGACGTCGACGTACGCCCCGTCCTCCGCGTCGAGGACCCG from Streptomyces sp. NBC_01478 includes the following:
- a CDS encoding SDR family oxidoreductase, whose translation is MSGKVSLEGQVAVVTGAARGVGELLARKLSARGATLALVGLEPDELKRVSERLHTDSGHWYADVTDHEAMARVAGEVKERFGKVDIVVANAGVASGGPFLDSDPVAWRRVIEVNLIGSAVTARAFLPVLMESRGYLLQIASLAAITPAPMMSAYCASKSGVEAYAHSLRAEVGYKGVRVGVGYLSWTDTDMVRGADQDAVMRELRERLPWPSNKTYPLGPAVDRIVAGIERRSSHVYGQWWLRGMQGVRGYLPGVIGAVGTREMRRVGARLEGMRTGLVGAGGAADEAARATQRD
- a CDS encoding alpha/beta fold hydrolase: MSRLMHVSSGPYAPPVPARELTVTSADGSRLYVEVHGREGAPVVVLAHGWSCSTAFWAAQTRDLAVDHRVVVYDQRGHGRSPAAVTHSTDALADDLEAVLEETLAPGEKAVIAGHSMGGMTVLAAAGRARFREHAVAVLLCSTGSSRLVDESLVVPLRAGRVRTWLTRKILGSRAPLGPVTPAARRILKYGTMGPGSAPHMVEACARIVHACPRTVRHAWSRVLDSLELDDGVRELMVPTAVLVGTADRMTPPVHARALVAALPNCVGITELPGLGHMTPVEAPELVSARIRELAATYAHIKEGA
- a CDS encoding flavin-containing monooxygenase, whose translation is MTEHEHVRVAVIGSGFGGLGAAVRLRREGVTDFVVLERADSVGGTWRDNSYPGCACDVPSHLYSFSFAPNADWPRTFSGQEHIRAYLENVADVFRLRSHLRFNSEVKMMTWDAERLRWDIETSGGSYSADLVVSATGPLSDPKIPDIPGLDSFPGKVFHSARWDHDYDLRGKRVAMVGTGASAIQIVPAIQPEVERLTLFQRTPPWVMPRVDRPISGAERALHRALPFTTQARRGLLWGLRELQVQAFTKRPNELGMVEQLARRNMARSIKDPALRARLTPDYRIGCKRILLSSTYYPALARPNVDVVASGLSEIRGSTVVAADGSTAEVDAIVFGTGFHVTDMPIAERVVGADGRSLAEAWQGGMRALRGASAAGFPNWMTIIGPNTGLGNSSMILMIESQLNYLADYVRQLDVLGGRVALDARPGAVDAWNRRVQERMERTVWNTGGCTSWYLDASGRNTTIWPGTTTEFRKATRRVDLTEYEVVRAQADRKAEKDEVAV
- a CDS encoding MerR family transcriptional regulator; the encoded protein is MEELAEEAGITVRTLRFYRERKLIHPPRREGRIAWYDETHLARLRTISGLLERGHTLNGIAELAEAFDHGRNVGELLGLGAPTEETPVRLTPEALADYFGDQATPENFAASLELGYLGTDGGEIVHISRRLLDVTAALVREGIPLADVLGAGRRVREHAESLADLFTELVLAQGGRTAEDLQRLRPLAKSVVEAELSLAMDRRIQQDGQAPQRP